The DNA window CTAAATTTGGAGCAGAAACAATTGGAAAACCTGTAATCTGAGCTAGGTTTTTAGCACAAAGACTAGCATATCCAATCGGAGCATTGATTCCTGTACCGATTGCTGTAGCTCCCATATTAACCTCAACAAAAAGGTCAGCGTTGTTATTCAATTTAGAAATATCTTCTTCAAGATTGGCAGCAAAAGCTTCAAACTCCTGTCCCAAAGTCATAGGAACAGCGTCTTGAAGCTGCGTTCTTCCCATTTTTATAACATCCTGAAATTCCTGTCCTTTTACACGAAAAGCATTTACAATTTTCTCAAGTCTTTCAACTAATCCTACGTTCATACGCAGAAGTCCCATTTTTATAGCAGTAGGATATGCATCGTTTGTCGACTGAGAAAGATTGATATGGTCGTTGGGTGAACAGAACTGATATTCCCCTTTATTTTTACCTAATTTCTCTAAAACTCTGTTAGCAATTACTTCATTGGCATTCATGTTTATTGAAGTTCCTGCGCCACCCTGAATCATATCTACAGGAAACTGTTCATGAAGTTTTCCATCAATAAGTTCATCGCAGGTTTCTGCGATTTTGAAATACAACTCTTCATCCAATAAGCCTAACTCGTAATTCGTTTTAGCAGCCGCCTTTTTCACAAAAGCCAATCCTTTAATAAAGTCCGGATATGAAGAAAGAAGCTGTCCCGAAATTTTGAAGTTATTGATCGCTCTTTGGGTTTGCACTCCATAATAAGCATCTACCGGTACATTAAGTTCTCCCAGCAAATCGCTTTCTTTTCTGAAATTTTCCATTACAGATTTTTTATTTTTTTATCGTTTAAATATAGCAAAAACGCATCGTTATCGGATGCGCTTTAAATTTTATTTTACAGGATATTTCTGATTCAAAGCTTGCAATATGGCCCATGTTTCGGCATCCATAATTCCATCATAGTTTTGTGGACGGAAATGATACTGAAAGGCTTCAATTGTTTTTTTTGTCGCATCATCCCATGCTCCACTCAACTCTATTCCATATCCAAATTTCTGAAATGCTGTCTGAATTAAAAAGATAAATGAAGCTTCATTGTATCGGGTCTGGAAATCAAGTTGCGCTAATTCAAAGATACTTTGTTTTGCTGCCTCATCATACCACATTCCT is part of the Chryseobacterium paludis genome and encodes:
- the aspA gene encoding aspartate ammonia-lyase, with protein sequence MENFRKESDLLGELNVPVDAYYGVQTQRAINNFKISGQLLSSYPDFIKGLAFVKKAAAKTNYELGLLDEELYFKIAETCDELIDGKLHEQFPVDMIQGGAGTSINMNANEVIANRVLEKLGKNKGEYQFCSPNDHINLSQSTNDAYPTAIKMGLLRMNVGLVERLEKIVNAFRVKGQEFQDVIKMGRTQLQDAVPMTLGQEFEAFAANLEEDISKLNNNADLFVEVNMGATAIGTGINAPIGYASLCAKNLAQITGFPIVSAPNLVEATPDTGSYVIYSSAMKRLALKLSKICNDLRLLSSGPRAGLFEINLPPMQPGSSIMPGKVNPVIPEVVNQVCFKVIGNDLTVTFAAEAGQLQLNVMEPVLSHAIMENINFLSNALDTLRDKCIVGITANKEVCLNMVKHSIGIVTALNPYIGYKKSTEIAKEALETGKSVYNLVLEKGVLTQEKLDEILDPKNMLMPHNK